A window from Sus scrofa isolate TJ Tabasco breed Duroc chromosome 2, Sscrofa11.1, whole genome shotgun sequence encodes these proteins:
- the LOC110259626 gene encoding olfactory receptor 7A17-like, translating into MRPENDTRISEFYLLGLSKEPALQPLIFGLFLSMYLITVFGNFLIILAVSLEPYLQTPMYFFLSNLSFGDICFTSTTIPKMLHNIWMKRKAITYEGCIIQMYFFLLFATLDMLLLTVMAYDRFVAICHPLHYTVIMKPLLCGLLVLASWIMSALNSLLQSIMVLWLSFCTDLEIPHFFCEINQVIQLACSDTSLNDMVLYFAAGVYGGASLTGILYSYSKIVSSIRRISSVRGKYKAFSTCASHLSVVSIFYCTAFGVYLSSSATHSSHSSAVASVMYTVVTPMLNPFIYSLRNKDIKRALRRITGMAAM; encoded by the coding sequence ATGCGGCCAGAGAATGATACACGAATTTCAGAATTTTATCTTCTGGGATTAtcaaaggaaccagcattgcagCCTCTCATTTTtgggcttttcctctccatgtacctgatcactgtgtttggaaacttcctcatcatcctggctgtcagccTAGAACCCTACCTCcaaacacccatgtacttcttcctctccaacttgTCCTTTGGAGACATTtgtttcacctccaccaccatcccaaagatgctacaTAACATTTGGATGAAGAGAAAAGCTATCACCTATGAAGGTTGCATCatccaaatgtattttttcctactCTTTGCAACATTGGACATGCTCctcctgactgtgatggcctatgaccgctttgtggccatctgccaccccctaCACTACACAGTCATCATGAAACCCTTGCTCTGTGGACTGCTGGTTCTGGCATCCTGGATCATGAGTGCCCTGAATTCCTTATTACAAAGCATAATGGTGTTGTGGCTATCCTTCTGTACAGACTTGGAAatcccccactttttctgtgaaattaATCAGGTGATCCAACTTGCTTGTTCTGACACCTCTCTTAATGACATGGTGTTGTATTTTGCAGCAGGGGTGTATGGTGGAGCTTCCCTCACTGGAATTCTTTACTCATATTCTAAGATAGTTTCCTCCATACGAAGAATCTCTTCAGTGCGGGGAaagtataaagcattttccacctgtgcatctcacctctcagttgtctcCATATTTTATTGTACAGCCTTTGGAGTGTACCTCAGCTCTTctgctacccacagctcacactcAAGTGCAGTCGCCTCggtgatgtacacagtggtcacacccatgctgaaccccttcatctacagtctgaggaacaaagacataaAGAGGGCTCTGAGAAGAATCACTGGGATGGCAGCTATGTAA